The following proteins come from a genomic window of Pyxidicoccus sp. MSG2:
- a CDS encoding signal protein, whose amino-acid sequence MTTTTAPLATPKRRWRNFLLDTGFQLKLTAYMVGVTLVLSGLLGVFLVRAARTLMRETAAAVEARSRAAEVSRELSGATLSNELLARMDDPAFEATFREKARSIDAAYEEERSAIVTQRAELERQQQLTWWVLGGLLTGFTVVVALGTIVVTHRLAGPLLRIRRMVNEVHDGKLRPPQYGLRDGDELRELFDDTRKMVQRLREQHEEDANALAKALSAAEGSGASPEALAELRTLEARYRARLAQ is encoded by the coding sequence ATGACGACGACGACGGCTCCCCTGGCGACGCCGAAGCGGCGCTGGCGCAACTTCCTCCTGGACACGGGCTTCCAGCTCAAGCTGACGGCGTACATGGTCGGAGTGACGCTGGTGCTGTCGGGGCTCCTGGGCGTGTTCCTGGTGCGGGCGGCGCGGACGCTGATGCGGGAGACGGCGGCGGCGGTGGAGGCGCGCTCGCGCGCGGCGGAGGTGAGCCGAGAGCTGTCGGGCGCCACGCTCTCCAACGAGCTGCTGGCGCGGATGGATGACCCGGCCTTCGAGGCCACCTTCCGCGAGAAGGCGCGCTCCATCGATGCGGCGTACGAGGAGGAGCGCTCGGCCATCGTCACCCAGCGTGCGGAGCTGGAGCGGCAGCAGCAGCTCACGTGGTGGGTGTTGGGCGGGCTGTTGACGGGCTTCACGGTGGTGGTGGCGCTGGGCACGATTGTCGTGACGCACCGGTTGGCGGGGCCGCTCCTTCGCATCCGCCGCATGGTGAACGAGGTCCACGACGGCAAGCTGCGGCCTCCGCAGTACGGCCTGCGCGACGGTGACGAACTGCGGGAGCTCTTCGACGACACGCGGAAGATGGTGCAGCGGCTGCGCGAGCAGCACGAGGAGGACGCCAACGCGCTGGCGAAGGCGCTGAGCGCCGCGGAGGGCTCTGGCGCTTCTCCGGAGGCCCTGGCGGAGCTGCGCACGCTGGAGGCCCGCTACCGCGCGCGGCTGGCGCAGTAG
- a CDS encoding DcaP family trimeric outer membrane transporter, giving the protein MRSVSQVVLCALSLVAAGALAFPAPDTTDAASDAGTTPDAGVSIAEEATESEQPEPPTTQEKPEEVPGALIDPDLTGIVVRTGPATEEDLKRGYVTFRGRIKVDLNYDFKPIANEEDFVLSSIPIGTQLRGPNLNFNAKQSRLFFEGGKLSRLGPLIGHVSGDFYGEGSSGGDFRVYEVYASVGPLLAGRKWSTFMGLDSIPDTLDFQGPGSMLAARREMLRYGPTLGPLLVQVSLERPEPDFTLADDEAEAVRMPLPDVAAALERSFGEGRILRLAALARWFSYYELESDTGDDALGRGVMLNALWTWAPSKWRVSAQVHYGSGLGSYIGDLMGQGLDAVVVAPGRLEPVTSLGFYVGLEPQWTEWLASTFTYGYLDVSPPASLPSTTLETTHYLSGNLKVRPVRSFEVGAELLFGRRQDQDGRAANAVRLILSTRFFY; this is encoded by the coding sequence ATGCGGAGCGTCAGCCAGGTGGTGCTGTGCGCGCTGTCGCTCGTCGCGGCCGGCGCCCTCGCCTTCCCTGCTCCCGACACGACGGACGCGGCCTCCGACGCGGGCACGACCCCGGACGCCGGCGTCTCCATCGCCGAGGAGGCCACCGAGTCCGAGCAGCCCGAGCCGCCCACCACCCAGGAGAAGCCGGAGGAAGTCCCGGGTGCCCTCATCGACCCGGACCTCACCGGCATCGTCGTCAGGACGGGGCCGGCCACCGAGGAGGACCTGAAGCGCGGCTACGTCACCTTCCGCGGCCGCATCAAGGTGGACCTCAACTACGACTTCAAGCCCATCGCCAACGAGGAGGACTTCGTCCTCTCCTCCATCCCCATCGGCACCCAGCTGCGCGGGCCCAACCTCAACTTCAACGCGAAGCAGAGCCGCCTCTTCTTCGAGGGCGGCAAGCTGTCCCGGCTGGGGCCGCTCATCGGACATGTGTCCGGCGACTTCTACGGCGAGGGCTCGAGCGGCGGCGACTTCCGCGTCTACGAGGTGTACGCCTCCGTCGGCCCGCTCCTGGCGGGACGCAAGTGGTCCACCTTCATGGGGCTGGATTCCATTCCCGACACGCTCGACTTCCAGGGGCCGGGCTCCATGCTGGCCGCGCGACGGGAGATGCTGCGCTATGGCCCCACGCTGGGGCCGCTGCTCGTGCAGGTGTCGCTGGAGCGGCCGGAGCCGGACTTCACGCTCGCCGACGACGAAGCGGAGGCGGTCCGCATGCCCCTGCCGGACGTGGCCGCCGCGCTGGAGCGGAGCTTCGGCGAAGGGCGCATCCTCCGCCTGGCGGCACTGGCGCGATGGTTCTCCTATTACGAGCTGGAAAGCGATACCGGGGACGATGCCCTGGGCCGCGGTGTCATGCTGAACGCGCTGTGGACGTGGGCGCCCTCGAAGTGGCGCGTGTCCGCCCAGGTCCACTACGGCAGCGGCCTGGGCAGCTACATCGGCGACCTGATGGGACAGGGCCTGGACGCGGTCGTCGTGGCGCCGGGACGGCTGGAGCCCGTGACGTCGCTCGGCTTCTACGTCGGCCTCGAGCCGCAGTGGACGGAGTGGCTCGCCTCCACCTTCACCTACGGCTACCTGGACGTGTCCCCGCCCGCGTCGCTCCCCAGCACCACGCTGGAGACGACGCACTACCTCTCCGGCAACCTCAAGGTGCGGCCCGTGCGCTCCTTCGAGGTGGGCGCCGAGCTGCTCTTCGGCCGGCGGCAGGACCAGGACGGACGCGCGGCCAATGCGGTGCGCCTCATCCTGTCGACGCGCTTCTTCTACTGA
- a CDS encoding S53 family peptidase, with protein sequence MRASILAGLLALTAVGAVGCRDADRLVSVARPSGTNPDEPVPQPAPTPQPEPPPPPPPPEPPPPQPPPPDPDGPPPVGDLDETPAPTPDGVPGPMPGVYTDLGPAPNTDLIRGLVALPIRNRTELEATIKDLYDPKSDRFRHYLTPQQWNARHAPWEQDVKLVTDHLESVGLKVERVATNRLLIHFSGTVAQFNAAFGVQLIILERKSPQGGNDPHNVYGLPPNVEIKAPQYVKDRITSIVAVDLPTEPGPLPGEFGEVPTHQPQPITDGLTPQQVASAYGMAPLYQRGFRGKGVKLGVVIGAGFRWKDLRAFWKIFGVQRADPTVVQTMEAPGTRYREGQLDVEWASVMAPEADVFVYMGPDARNTSMIYTFNEAIARGEVSVITDSFAHREDSEPKAVHEQYSASAMMAAALGVTVVAAGGDSAGVDVPSSSPYVTSVGGTQLKMNGNTVASEVTWLYSGSGISATFPTPSWQQGLPKPPSRRAVADVALNADTGYWYTWLGTTSPNTGTSFGSPIFAGLVAVVNSARVAENRPVAGWLNSTLYTTPAVQGTFRDITVGVSDRGYVSGPGWDIPTGWGAPNALGLFNTLP encoded by the coding sequence ATGAGAGCAAGCATCCTTGCGGGCCTGCTGGCCCTGACGGCGGTTGGCGCCGTGGGCTGCCGTGACGCGGACCGGCTGGTGTCCGTCGCCAGGCCGAGCGGCACCAATCCCGACGAGCCGGTTCCGCAGCCCGCGCCCACGCCACAGCCGGAACCACCGCCGCCACCTCCTCCTCCCGAGCCGCCGCCACCGCAGCCACCTCCGCCGGACCCGGATGGCCCGCCGCCGGTGGGCGACCTGGACGAGACGCCCGCCCCCACGCCGGACGGCGTGCCCGGGCCCATGCCCGGCGTCTACACGGACCTGGGCCCCGCGCCCAACACCGACCTCATCCGTGGCCTGGTGGCGCTGCCCATCCGCAACCGCACGGAGCTGGAGGCCACCATCAAGGACCTCTACGACCCGAAGAGCGACCGCTTCCGTCACTACCTGACGCCGCAGCAGTGGAACGCCCGACACGCGCCTTGGGAGCAGGACGTGAAGCTGGTGACGGACCACCTGGAGTCGGTGGGTCTGAAGGTGGAGCGCGTCGCCACCAACCGGTTGCTCATCCACTTCAGCGGCACCGTGGCCCAGTTCAACGCGGCCTTCGGCGTCCAGCTCATCATCCTGGAGCGCAAGTCCCCTCAGGGCGGCAATGACCCGCACAACGTCTACGGCCTGCCACCCAACGTGGAAATCAAGGCGCCGCAGTACGTGAAGGACCGCATCACCTCCATCGTCGCCGTGGACCTGCCCACCGAGCCCGGGCCGCTGCCCGGCGAGTTCGGCGAGGTGCCCACCCATCAACCACAGCCCATCACCGACGGCCTCACCCCGCAGCAGGTGGCGAGCGCGTATGGCATGGCGCCCCTGTACCAGCGCGGCTTCCGCGGCAAGGGCGTGAAGCTGGGCGTGGTCATCGGCGCGGGCTTCCGGTGGAAGGACCTGCGCGCCTTCTGGAAGATCTTCGGCGTGCAGCGCGCGGACCCCACCGTGGTGCAGACCATGGAGGCGCCCGGGACGCGCTACCGCGAGGGACAGCTCGACGTGGAGTGGGCCAGCGTCATGGCCCCCGAGGCGGACGTGTTCGTCTACATGGGCCCCGACGCCCGCAACACGTCGATGATCTACACCTTCAACGAGGCCATCGCCCGGGGCGAGGTGTCCGTCATCACCGACTCGTTCGCCCACCGCGAGGACTCGGAGCCGAAGGCGGTGCACGAGCAGTACAGCGCCTCCGCGATGATGGCCGCCGCGCTCGGCGTCACGGTGGTGGCGGCCGGCGGTGACTCGGCCGGCGTGGACGTGCCTTCCTCCAGCCCCTACGTCACCTCCGTGGGCGGCACCCAGCTGAAGATGAATGGGAACACGGTGGCCAGCGAGGTGACCTGGCTCTACTCGGGCTCGGGCATCAGCGCGACGTTCCCCACGCCCTCGTGGCAGCAGGGCCTGCCCAAGCCTCCGAGCCGCCGCGCCGTGGCGGACGTGGCCCTCAACGCGGACACCGGCTACTGGTACACGTGGCTGGGCACCACCAGCCCCAACACGGGCACCTCGTTCGGCTCGCCCATCTTCGCGGGGCTGGTGGCCGTGGTGAACAGCGCGCGCGTGGCGGAGAACAGGCCGGTGGCCGGCTGGCTCAACTCGACGCTCTACACGACGCCCGCCGTCCAGGGCACCTTCCGGGACATCACCGTGGGTGTCTCGGACCGGGGGTATGTGTCCGGCCCCGGCTGGGACATCCCCACCGGGTGGGGCGCCCCCAACGCGCTGGGCCTGTTCAACACCCTGCCGTGA
- a CDS encoding poly-gamma-glutamate biosynthesis protein PgsC/CapC, giving the protein MALFSTLTLFPAYSLDTSILAAVLVGVLILALLTEMFGWVFVGLVVPGYLASVFVIHPEAGVTVVAEAMLTYALALGLSTGMSRTGAWSEFFGRDRFFAIVLSSVLVRALSEAVLLPHLGRWLDARWGTSFALDRSLHSIGLVLVPLTANAFWKLKLRRGLWQVGVPVLLTYALLRFVLLPATNLSFSSLELMYEDVAQDFLASPKAYIILLTTALLAARFNLNYGWDFNGILVPALLALTWLEPAKLVATLLEVLLLVGGTRALLAMPGLRTLNLEGPRKTVLVFCLGFVVKWGIGWALGGRVPGLKVTDLFGFGYLVPTLLAVKILQKKAVARVMLATVHTSLAGFLVGSLVGFGLSLVEPRPATALPSEQLTARAPGLGLDQSPLGVMALAHATARENDASGVPLRRRNSELRQYVALWHAASTWLESGGIEGERAVRERAQALGLELRALPNTPAGMPERFALVERERVEGRLGWDTAVLVPGAPGPVLEVPRPLTEAPSAEAAAALCERVRCRAIIASGLDTVGAGLRTGDALIEPDAPLRNAHVALSSSERVQVRADATLAPGKALLHVPGGQVPAALERLWPGTKMTDVAPPEPGQSWGEARLSVLRAHPHDLATLALEGLPELPAPLTQAQARAALLSPPESAPYAEGAAPRPTDAELLVLEQQVATPLLGGGGATVPEPLRARWAAAMAGLMGMEVRPIDGCADTGPCWWVTDTEGQPGRAGAALLVRPGTGTLAFGVPAPDREQGTLAVALEAWQEARGRALVVAMPGASEGALHPATQGQLRTTFQAFHQAVHRSLPEGSGLVLQVRGYSGRPAVNADVLVDVGGPVLQPEQRPADLERLLATSGPLGWLSTRVRYHDGSPELAGLSDASPQAAFSRTFGGARVATLWLSEPLRGAFVGPRLVASELALAGLTKPALAEAPPLHALLKPGLQTSTRPVPAALQERFAALTASAERYVLQQNVHELRMLARAGRAGAVTQSVRSGYSAAHGLPWLVVEARQGRHVLRGVYFLQQHPAPQKRLDLVAGVDGLEEAVDEALRHRRPVVLTGELTSSEGRR; this is encoded by the coding sequence ATGGCGCTCTTCTCCACACTGACCCTGTTCCCGGCCTACTCCCTCGACACCTCCATTCTGGCGGCGGTGCTCGTGGGCGTGCTCATCCTCGCCCTGCTCACCGAGATGTTCGGGTGGGTCTTCGTGGGACTGGTGGTGCCTGGCTATCTGGCCTCCGTCTTCGTCATCCACCCGGAGGCGGGCGTCACCGTCGTGGCGGAGGCGATGCTCACCTACGCGCTCGCACTGGGGCTCTCCACCGGGATGAGCCGGACGGGAGCGTGGAGCGAGTTCTTCGGTAGAGACCGCTTCTTCGCCATCGTCCTCTCCAGCGTGCTGGTGCGCGCACTCAGCGAGGCGGTGCTGCTGCCGCACCTGGGCCGCTGGCTGGACGCGCGGTGGGGCACGTCGTTCGCCCTGGACCGCAGCCTGCACAGCATCGGCCTGGTGCTGGTGCCGCTGACGGCCAACGCCTTCTGGAAGCTGAAGCTGCGGCGCGGGCTGTGGCAGGTGGGCGTGCCGGTGCTGCTCACCTACGCGCTGCTGCGCTTCGTGCTGCTGCCCGCCACCAACCTCTCCTTCTCCAGCCTGGAGCTGATGTACGAGGACGTGGCGCAGGACTTCCTGGCCAGTCCCAAGGCCTACATCATCCTGCTCACCACGGCGCTGCTGGCCGCGCGCTTCAATCTCAACTACGGCTGGGACTTCAACGGCATCCTCGTGCCGGCGCTGCTGGCCCTCACGTGGCTGGAGCCCGCCAAGCTGGTGGCCACGCTGCTGGAGGTGCTGCTGCTGGTGGGTGGCACCCGCGCGCTGCTGGCCATGCCGGGCCTGCGCACCCTCAACCTGGAAGGACCCCGGAAGACGGTGCTCGTCTTCTGTCTCGGCTTCGTCGTGAAGTGGGGCATCGGCTGGGCGCTGGGCGGACGCGTGCCGGGGCTCAAGGTGACGGACCTGTTCGGCTTCGGCTACCTGGTGCCCACGCTGCTGGCGGTGAAGATTCTCCAGAAGAAGGCCGTGGCGCGGGTGATGTTGGCCACGGTGCACACGTCGCTGGCGGGCTTCCTCGTGGGCAGCCTCGTCGGCTTCGGCCTGTCGCTGGTGGAGCCGCGCCCCGCCACCGCGCTGCCCTCGGAGCAGCTCACCGCACGCGCACCGGGACTGGGGCTGGACCAGAGCCCCCTGGGCGTCATGGCGCTCGCGCACGCCACCGCGCGTGAGAACGACGCCAGCGGTGTGCCGCTGCGCCGCCGCAACAGCGAGCTGCGCCAGTACGTGGCGCTGTGGCACGCCGCGAGCACGTGGCTGGAGTCGGGCGGCATCGAAGGAGAGCGCGCGGTGCGCGAGCGCGCCCAGGCACTGGGCCTGGAGCTGCGCGCGCTGCCCAACACGCCGGCTGGAATGCCCGAGCGCTTCGCGCTGGTGGAGCGCGAGCGAGTGGAAGGCAGGCTGGGCTGGGACACCGCGGTGCTGGTGCCGGGCGCGCCCGGGCCCGTGCTGGAGGTGCCCCGCCCGCTGACGGAAGCCCCGAGCGCCGAGGCCGCCGCCGCCCTCTGCGAGCGCGTGCGCTGCCGCGCCATCATCGCCAGCGGCCTGGACACGGTGGGCGCCGGCCTGCGCACGGGCGATGCCCTCATCGAGCCGGACGCGCCCCTGCGCAACGCGCACGTGGCGCTGTCCTCGAGCGAGCGCGTCCAGGTGCGCGCCGACGCGACGCTCGCGCCCGGCAAGGCCCTGCTGCATGTGCCGGGCGGCCAGGTTCCCGCCGCGCTGGAGCGCCTGTGGCCCGGTACGAAGATGACGGACGTGGCCCCGCCGGAGCCCGGCCAGTCCTGGGGCGAGGCGCGGCTGAGCGTGCTGCGCGCGCACCCCCATGACCTGGCCACGCTGGCGCTGGAGGGACTGCCGGAGCTGCCCGCGCCCCTCACGCAGGCGCAGGCCCGGGCCGCGCTGCTGTCGCCCCCGGAGTCCGCGCCGTACGCGGAAGGCGCCGCGCCGCGGCCCACCGACGCGGAATTGCTGGTGCTGGAGCAGCAGGTGGCCACGCCGCTCTTGGGCGGTGGCGGGGCGACGGTGCCAGAGCCGCTGCGCGCGCGCTGGGCCGCGGCCATGGCGGGCCTCATGGGCATGGAGGTGCGCCCCATCGACGGCTGCGCCGACACCGGCCCGTGCTGGTGGGTGACGGACACGGAGGGCCAGCCCGGCCGCGCCGGCGCGGCGCTGCTGGTGCGCCCGGGCACGGGGACGCTCGCCTTCGGGGTGCCCGCGCCGGACCGCGAGCAGGGCACGCTCGCCGTGGCGCTGGAGGCGTGGCAGGAGGCACGCGGCCGCGCGCTGGTGGTAGCCATGCCGGGCGCTTCGGAAGGGGCGCTCCACCCGGCCACCCAGGGACAGCTGCGCACCACCTTCCAGGCCTTCCACCAGGCCGTCCACCGCTCGCTGCCGGAGGGGAGCGGCCTGGTCCTCCAGGTGCGCGGCTACTCGGGGCGCCCCGCCGTGAATGCCGACGTGCTGGTGGACGTGGGCGGCCCGGTGCTGCAACCGGAGCAGCGCCCCGCGGACCTGGAGCGGCTGCTGGCGACGAGCGGCCCGCTGGGCTGGCTGTCCACGCGCGTGCGCTACCACGACGGCTCGCCGGAGCTGGCGGGCCTGTCGGACGCGAGCCCGCAGGCGGCCTTCTCCCGCACCTTCGGCGGGGCGCGCGTCGCCACGCTGTGGCTGTCCGAGCCGCTGCGCGGCGCCTTCGTCGGGCCCCGCCTCGTCGCCTCGGAGCTGGCCCTGGCGGGCCTGACGAAGCCGGCGCTGGCCGAGGCCCCCCCTCTGCACGCGCTGCTGAAGCCCGGCCTCCAGACCTCGACACGGCCCGTGCCCGCGGCGCTGCAGGAGCGCTTCGCCGCGCTCACCGCGAGCGCCGAGCGCTACGTCCTGCAGCAGAACGTGCATGAGCTGCGGATGCTGGCCCGGGCGGGCCGCGCCGGCGCGGTGACGCAGTCGGTGCGCTCGGGCTACAGCGCGGCGCACGGGCTGCCCTGGCTGGTGGTGGAGGCGCGCCAGGGGCGGCACGTGCTGCGCGGCGTGTACTTCCTCCAGCAGCACCCGGCGCCGCAGAAGCGGTTGGACCTGGTGGCCGGAGTCGACGGACTGGAGGAGGCCGTGGACGAGGCCCTGCGCCACCGCAGGCCCGTGGTGCTCACCGGCGAGCTGACGTCCTCGGAGGGACGCCGATGA
- a CDS encoding HEAT repeat domain-containing protein, producing the protein MRLLPTLLLFLLLAPSAALAQGDTRLAFLGRQLQQGKDPRTRSQAALVLGATEDPEAVPLLCGALKDASELVRAAVAKSLAKLLEPSALACLQAHKGEADAAAKAAVDDAVAALKEYQSRPPRFYVAMDALKDRTGKLPADLVKATEARLRSRLVRSGGLVAPAKESKAAAKGALKKLGVHGYRITPEIQATESGGLKVAIVCLSYPDLSLMGQVEVNAAGAQPGDLLKALVPKAVEEAAETFEWSSET; encoded by the coding sequence ATGCGGCTGCTGCCCACTCTCCTCCTTTTCCTCCTCCTCGCGCCCAGCGCGGCCCTGGCCCAGGGTGACACCCGTCTTGCGTTCCTGGGGCGTCAGCTCCAGCAGGGCAAGGACCCGCGCACGCGCTCGCAGGCGGCGTTGGTGCTGGGCGCCACGGAGGACCCGGAGGCGGTGCCCCTGTTGTGCGGGGCCCTGAAGGACGCGAGCGAGCTGGTGCGCGCGGCGGTGGCGAAGAGCCTGGCGAAGTTGCTGGAGCCATCCGCGCTGGCGTGCCTCCAGGCGCACAAGGGCGAGGCGGACGCGGCGGCGAAGGCCGCGGTGGACGACGCGGTGGCCGCGCTGAAGGAGTACCAGTCGCGCCCGCCGCGCTTCTACGTGGCCATGGACGCGCTGAAGGACCGCACGGGGAAGCTGCCGGCGGACCTGGTGAAGGCGACCGAGGCGCGGCTGCGCTCGCGGCTGGTGCGCAGCGGCGGGCTGGTGGCGCCGGCGAAGGAGTCGAAGGCGGCGGCGAAGGGCGCGCTGAAGAAGCTGGGCGTGCACGGTTACCGCATCACCCCGGAGATTCAGGCGACGGAGAGCGGTGGGCTGAAGGTGGCCATCGTCTGCCTGTCGTACCCGGACCTGTCGTTGATGGGGCAGGTGGAAGTGAATGCCGCGGGCGCGCAGCCCGGAGACCTCCTCAAGGCCCTGGTGCCGAAAGCAGTGGAGGAGGCGGCGGAAACCTTCGAGTGGAGCAGCGAGACATGA
- a CDS encoding helicase C-terminal domain-containing protein, producing the protein MGGAAELFTRHVFLDLETTGLDPRVDEVIELGCIFFEGGREVDRFARLYEASRPLPLTIRRLTGLTDADLTGRPRFGTDAAELREKLTGWTVVAHNAPFEKGFLPDVLGAIRAPVLDSCELMHYLHPELPSHSLESLLRWAGLALRQPHRALSDCDAVQSVLVHAMERIIRDGRGDDVADLLATLDPRPGAELRLSQVDAGLEEDAHGAFDYEEWPLVDLLARLRTACRAVSTPLKLEAQGFLRGRPERRRAGGMAAPPEPDADTPVLPVRPDEVAAVLGAGGALERVGEGFVSRAAQLDVAQAVARALSDGGQVAVEAGTGTGKSLAYLAPSALFAARNGRKVGVAPHTKTLQDQLLEKDLPRLHRAMNGAFGYALLKGQTNYLCRRRTLEATRVEPGMGHAARAPRAYLRAYMRRSGEGDLDRLSHWFRERFPAMFGLVPAVRSEAATTLGEKCPHFHKCFYHSAVAQAREADVLVINQSLAFAWPARYPKLEHLVLDEAHEVEDVATTALAVELSDLAFQRLTERLHGRDGRRGLFAELRRALGARVESRALMGEVEDGLRRLLDEARGLGASVTALCEPGATAVGEDPDESTYAPELRVTEAVRALPAWEPVSDGLVAVRDALQALHTLLAVRVLAALPELAARNPALERELSGATTELGELAVLSGELSGEPAPGRCYAATAEPKRQRWSVGAQPVDVSAYVSRDFAASKRALVLASATLGTGDGAPFVLRRLGLDGRGEQPAPRLVRAPSPFRLREQALVVLVTDAPRAHEEAFVEWAALRISGLAQTMGGRVLGLFASTRRMERVGSEVRSRLEPLGIEVMRQSRGHSRSLAARQERDTGTVLLGTKSFWQGVDIPGRGVGCVFIDKLPLEPALRPLVAAREEPLSRNGGEYLGFLHYRLPRALLLLRQGVGRLIRSTTDRGVVILADPGHPSYRAHLMNALDGYRVEALPWAQARLRIHGVLKETGLTVELDPARSWG; encoded by the coding sequence ATGGGCGGCGCGGCGGAGCTCTTCACCCGGCATGTCTTCCTCGACCTCGAGACCACGGGGCTGGACCCGCGTGTGGACGAGGTCATCGAGCTGGGCTGCATCTTCTTCGAGGGCGGGCGCGAGGTGGACCGCTTCGCGCGCCTGTACGAGGCGTCGCGGCCCCTGCCCCTCACCATCCGCCGGCTGACGGGCCTGACGGACGCGGACCTCACGGGCCGCCCCCGCTTCGGCACCGACGCCGCGGAGCTTCGCGAGAAGCTCACCGGGTGGACGGTGGTGGCGCACAACGCGCCCTTCGAAAAAGGCTTCCTGCCGGACGTGCTGGGCGCCATCCGCGCCCCGGTGCTCGACTCGTGCGAGCTGATGCACTACCTGCACCCGGAGCTGCCCAGCCACTCGCTGGAGTCGCTGTTGCGCTGGGCGGGGCTGGCCCTGCGCCAGCCGCACCGGGCCCTGTCGGACTGCGACGCGGTGCAGTCGGTGCTGGTGCACGCCATGGAGCGCATCATCCGCGACGGCCGCGGCGATGACGTGGCGGACCTGCTGGCCACGCTGGACCCGCGCCCCGGCGCGGAGCTGCGGCTGTCGCAGGTGGACGCGGGCCTCGAGGAGGACGCGCATGGCGCCTTCGACTACGAGGAGTGGCCGCTGGTGGACCTGCTGGCGCGGCTGCGCACGGCGTGCCGGGCGGTGTCCACGCCGCTGAAGCTGGAAGCGCAGGGCTTCCTGCGCGGCCGTCCGGAGCGGCGACGCGCGGGGGGAATGGCGGCCCCGCCCGAGCCGGACGCGGACACGCCGGTGCTGCCGGTGCGCCCGGACGAGGTGGCGGCGGTGCTGGGCGCGGGAGGCGCACTGGAGCGCGTGGGCGAGGGCTTCGTGAGCCGGGCCGCGCAGCTCGACGTGGCGCAGGCGGTGGCGCGCGCGCTGTCGGATGGCGGGCAGGTGGCGGTGGAGGCCGGGACGGGCACGGGAAAGTCGCTGGCGTACCTGGCGCCCTCGGCCCTCTTCGCCGCGCGCAACGGGCGCAAGGTGGGCGTGGCGCCGCACACGAAGACGCTGCAGGACCAGTTGCTGGAGAAGGACCTGCCCCGGCTCCATCGGGCCATGAACGGGGCCTTCGGCTACGCGCTTCTCAAGGGGCAGACGAACTACCTGTGCCGCCGCCGCACGCTGGAGGCCACGCGGGTGGAGCCCGGCATGGGCCACGCCGCGCGCGCGCCCCGGGCGTACCTGCGCGCGTACATGCGTCGCAGCGGCGAAGGGGATTTGGACCGGCTGAGTCACTGGTTCCGAGAGCGCTTCCCGGCCATGTTCGGCCTGGTGCCGGCGGTGCGCTCGGAGGCGGCGACGACGCTGGGCGAGAAGTGCCCGCACTTCCACAAGTGCTTCTACCACTCGGCGGTGGCGCAGGCCCGCGAGGCGGACGTGCTGGTCATCAACCAGTCCCTCGCCTTCGCCTGGCCCGCGCGCTACCCGAAGCTGGAGCACCTGGTGCTGGACGAGGCGCACGAGGTGGAGGACGTGGCCACCACCGCGCTGGCCGTGGAGCTGTCGGACCTGGCCTTCCAGCGCCTCACCGAGCGCCTGCACGGGCGCGATGGACGGAGGGGCCTCTTCGCGGAGCTGCGGCGGGCCCTGGGCGCACGGGTCGAGTCGCGCGCGCTGATGGGTGAGGTGGAGGACGGGCTGCGCCGGCTGCTGGACGAGGCGCGCGGCCTGGGCGCGAGCGTGACGGCGCTGTGCGAGCCGGGCGCCACCGCCGTGGGCGAGGACCCGGACGAGAGCACCTACGCGCCGGAGCTCCGGGTGACGGAGGCGGTGCGCGCCCTGCCCGCCTGGGAGCCGGTGAGCGACGGGCTGGTGGCGGTGCGCGACGCGCTCCAGGCGCTGCACACGCTGCTGGCGGTGCGGGTGCTGGCGGCCCTGCCGGAGCTGGCGGCGCGCAACCCCGCGCTGGAGCGCGAGCTGTCTGGCGCCACCACGGAGCTGGGCGAGTTGGCGGTGCTCTCGGGAGAGCTGTCCGGCGAGCCCGCGCCGGGGCGGTGCTACGCGGCCACGGCCGAGCCGAAGCGGCAACGCTGGAGCGTGGGCGCGCAGCCGGTGGACGTGTCCGCGTACGTGTCGCGCGACTTCGCCGCGAGCAAGCGCGCGCTGGTGCTGGCGTCGGCCACGCTGGGCACCGGGGACGGCGCGCCCTTCGTGCTGCGGCGGCTGGGCCTGGACGGCCGTGGTGAGCAACCCGCGCCTCGCCTGGTGCGCGCGCCCTCGCCCTTCCGGCTGCGGGAGCAGGCGCTGGTGGTGCTCGTCACGGACGCTCCACGCGCGCACGAGGAGGCCTTCGTGGAGTGGGCCGCGCTCCGGATTTCGGGGCTGGCCCAGACGATGGGCGGGCGCGTGCTGGGGCTGTTCGCGTCCACGCGGCGCATGGAGCGCGTGGGCTCGGAGGTGCGCTCGCGGCTGGAGCCGCTCGGGATTGAAGTGATGCGGCAGTCGCGCGGGCACAGCCGCTCGCTGGCGGCGCGGCAGGAGCGCGACACGGGCACGGTGCTGCTGGGCACCAAGAGCTTCTGGCAGGGCGTGGACATCCCCGGCCGTGGCGTGGGCTGCGTCTTCATCGACAAGCTGCCGCTGGAGCCCGCGCTGCGCCCGCTGGTGGCCGCTCGCGAGGAGCCCCTGTCGCGCAACGGCGGCGAGTACCTGGGCTTCCTCCACTACCGGCTGCCGCGCGCGCTGCTGCTCCTGCGCCAGGGCGTGGGCCGGCTCATCCGCTCCACCACGGACCGGGGCGTCGTCATCCTCGCGGACCCGGGCCACCCCAGCTACCGCGCGCACCTGATGAACGCGCTCGACGGCTACCGCGTGGAGGCCCTCCCCTGGGCCCAGGCGCGCCTGCGCATCCACGGGGTGCTCAAGGAGACGGGGCTCACCGTGGAGCTGGACCCCGCGCGCTCCTGGGGCTGA